TGATTGATGTAAAAAATGACCGCACTGCCTGGCAGGAGAGCATTCGTTTGAAATACAACCGGGTTGTCGAAGTGCAGGACAAAGTGGCGCAACAGGTCATCAAAGGCTTGCAGGTGCGCATGAGTTCTGACGAAAGCGCGCGCGCTGAGCGTGGCAATACGCAAAACTATCAGGCTTTTGAATTATTTTTGCAGGGCGTTGATCTCTATCAAACCAACCGCTTCAAAGCCGCAGTTGAACGCCTTGATGAAGCCGTTAAGCTCGACCCGCAATTTGCGCTCGCCTGGGCGCATCTGGGCAGAGCTTACTCGGCGTCGGCAGCTTTTCAACTGGGAGGAGCAACTGATTATCAAAAAGCGCAGGACTATTATGACAGGGCGCTGGATTTGAATCCTGACCAGATTGAAGCGCATATTTTTAAAGCCAATCTGCTCACCGATACCGGCAAAGCCGTTGAAGCGGTGCCGCTACTTAGAGAAGTTTTACAAGCCAACAGCAATTTAGCCGAAGCCCATTGGGAATTGGGTTACGCCTATCGGTTCGGCGGTCTGATTCAGGAATCGATTGCCGAATGCGAAGCGGCGCGCCGCATCGACCCGGAAGTGAAATTGTATAGTTCGGCGCTCAATAGTTATTTATACAACGGCGATTATCAAAAATTTATCGATTCGTTGCCGCAACGCGAGATTGCCTTTATCGTCTTTTATCGCGGCTACGCGCATCACTATATGGGCAATGATAAACAGGCAATAGAGTTTTTAAATCGCGCTTATGAACTCAATCCCGATTTGTATACCCGCATCGGTAAAGCGATAGCCTTGGCGATTGAGGGCAAAAATCGGGAAGGCATTGAACTGTTGCGCGATACGCGGCAGATGATTGAAGAGCGCAATGTCGCGGATGCCGAAGGTATCTATAAAGTCGTGCAAGCTTATGCGATGCTGGGCGATAAAGCGACCGCCCTGAAAATGCTCCGCCGCAGCATCGAAGGTGGCTTTTATTGTTATCCGTATTTTAAGACCGATGCGCTGTTGAAAAATCTCCGCAACGAAAGCGAATTTAACCAACTGATGGAAACCGCCCGCACCCGCCACGAAGAATTCAAACGCAAATTCTTTTAAACTGTATTGGGTTCAATTCTATAAAATCACCAGATGCGATTTAATTTCCCACCTCTGCTTTAATGGCATCTTGCAAAATCAAATCGGCAATTTGATGGGCATTGAACGCTCCTCGGATATAGGAAGGTTTGCTTTGCATAGAGTAGTCGCTTTCAAATAACTCATCGCACAATTGGTCAATTTCTTTTTGAAAGGCGCTATCGGTTGAACGAAAGCCATCAGCGGTGAGCGTGTGGGTGATGGGTAAACGCACCAGCAAATCATAAGTCGTCATCCAGTGGCGGCAATAGGAATGCAATGAACGATATTCATGATTACCCTGCTGAAAGCGTCTGGCGTAGTAAGCGAAGTTATCGAGCACGGCGCGGTCACAAACTAAAATTGCGGCGCGCGGCGATTTTTCGATTTCCAGTTGAATCTGTCGCGCAATAATCCATTGATAAGCTTCGCGCGTCCCCTGTTCGTTCAGCGGAAAAGGGCATTCGCGGGCGATTTCGGTAATCAATTCGACGGTTTTACCGCGCCGTTTTAAAACCCCCGCCAGTTCGTAAGCAAGGGTGGTTTTATTGACGCCATGCGTGCCCACCAGGGCGACTTTGAACATTTTCTGCCTCCGCTAAAAAGCAGACATTGTACGTCGTCGTCGGTCACTTGTCATTGGTCATTTGTCATTTGCCCGGTGTTTATATCAAACTTTCTGGCTTGATGATTGATAGACACAGGCAATCAATGAATTCAGCCACTAACGAAGGACAAATGACTAGGGACAACATAGCGATTGTATTATCGGCAGGTTATTTCGGCTTTTTCGCGCACGCCGGGTTTATGCGGGCGATTGAAGAACGCAACATTGATTACACGGCAATCGCCGGGTCGAGCGCCGGCGCGATTGTCGCAAGCCTGCACGCCTCGGGCGTACCGGCAAGCGAAATCATCGCGACGCTCGGTGAAATTCGCAAAAGCGATTTCTGGGACAGCACCGGCGCCGGCGGATTTATTCGCGCGCTTTTAAAAAAAGGGCGCGGCTGGACGGGACTGTTAAAGGGTGAATTATTCGAGCGCATCATTGAACGTCATCTGCGCGCCAAAACTTTTGAAGCCTGTTCGCGACGGTTATATTTGACCGCCTTCAACCTGGCCACCGGCAAAGATGATACCTTTCATTCGGGAACCATTGCCGACAAGGTGCGCGCTTCGTGCAGCTATCCGTTTTTGATGGCGCCGAGAAGAATCGGCGAAGCCGACTATTGGGATGGCGGGTTTCTCGCAAAAATTCCGCTTGAAGCGATGATTGCCCGCGAACAACCCGACCGCATTCTGGTTCATTATTTGCCAACCCGCGAAGACGAACGCGGCTTGAATGAGCGCAACTGGACGGCGTTTGCGATGCTTGAAAAATCGCTCACTGCTGCCCGCAAAGAGATTGAACAGCATCG
The DNA window shown above is from Acidobacteriota bacterium and carries:
- a CDS encoding patatin-like phospholipase family protein is translated as MTRDNIAIVLSAGYFGFFAHAGFMRAIEERNIDYTAIAGSSAGAIVASLHASGVPASEIIATLGEIRKSDFWDSTGAGGFIRALLKKGRGWTGLLKGELFERIIERHLRAKTFEACSRRLYLTAFNLATGKDDTFHSGTIADKVRASCSYPFLMAPRRIGEADYWDGGFLAKIPLEAMIAREQPDRILVHYLPTREDERGLNERNWTAFAMLEKSLTAARKEIEQHRVEALGEFKERLSWIEPIVPQLGPDKLAQGNQAVDAAYQFALKRLAEIGL
- a CDS encoding AAA family ATPase translates to MFKVALVGTHGVNKTTLAYELAGVLKRRGKTVELITEIARECPFPLNEQGTREAYQWIIARQIQLEIEKSPRAAILVCDRAVLDNFAYYARRFQQGNHEYRSLHSYCRHWMTTYDLLVRLPITHTLTADGFRSTDSAFQKEIDQLCDELFESDYSMQSKPSYIRGAFNAHQIADLILQDAIKAEVGN
- a CDS encoding FlgO family outer membrane protein; the protein is MLLKNKEFYEFEGFRLDLAERALYRDGKLIPLTPKAFDTLLLLVENTGRILEKEEMLEKIWPDTFVEEANLAVNVSALRKALNEAKDGLHFIETIPRRGYRFSAEVKKVVIEASEPAVQAEAMRRIEETPEETNDDPLSVEVFKSRPNVSIKTTVISPEEDGQASAAQENNQLDDDTARLLDKLGVWESSTPQTASALPMPQRNAVSLARKSGWLARNKQLVIAAAALVVALLAVFIYFNFLKPAPPSRRLAVMPFVNLQNDANIDFLSLALADVIITKLNYASEVSVLPTSYVSKYRNQEIDAKKIASELKVQTMLTGTYQKDGDDIIINTQLIDVKNDRTAWQESIRLKYNRVVEVQDKVAQQVIKGLQVRMSSDESARAERGNTQNYQAFELFLQGVDLYQTNRFKAAVERLDEAVKLDPQFALAWAHLGRAYSASAAFQLGGATDYQKAQDYYDRALDLNPDQIEAHIFKANLLTDTGKAVEAVPLLREVLQANSNLAEAHWELGYAYRFGGLIQESIAECEAARRIDPEVKLYSSALNSYLYNGDYQKFIDSLPQREIAFIVFYRGYAHHYMGNDKQAIEFLNRAYELNPDLYTRIGKAIALAIEGKNREGIELLRDTRQMIEERNVADAEGIYKVVQAYAMLGDKATALKMLRRSIEGGFYCYPYFKTDALLKNLRNESEFNQLMETARTRHEEFKRKFF